Proteins encoded within one genomic window of Triticum aestivum cultivar Chinese Spring chromosome 2D, IWGSC CS RefSeq v2.1, whole genome shotgun sequence:
- the LOC123050606 gene encoding uncharacterized protein, translated as MRLQTQLLILASITAAMIMSHDVLAGTTHAIPVRTLGGVEEDDVGFAEREEEAYPRRRVLYGDQYISYKGVQASRPACPGSCAGRGQPYTGSGCQAIFGCRGR; from the coding sequence ATGAGGCTGCAAACGCAACTACTCATCTTGGCTTCCATCACTGCAGCGATGATCATGAGCCACGACGTCCTCGCCGGCACCACCCACGCGATACCAGTGCGCACGTTAGGCGGCGTCGAGGAGGACGACGTGGGCTTCGCGGAGCGCGAGGAGGAGGCATACCCGCGGAGGAGGGTGCTTTACGGCGACCAGTACATCAGCTACAAAGGGGTGCAGGCGAGCAGGCCGGCGTGCCCCGGCTCCTGCGCTGGCCGGGGGCAGCCCTACACCGGTAGCGGCTGCCAGGCCATCTTCGGCTGCCGCGGGCGTTAA